In a single window of the Bradyrhizobium erythrophlei genome:
- a CDS encoding hydroxymethylglutaryl-CoA lyase translates to MTRVQDVYPGDRVSLREVGLRDGLQLVKTFPSTAAKQRWVRDEYGAGVRHFEVGSFLPARTFPQFADVRDIVRTVAALPGTHGVALALNERGVNEALASGVAEVATVVSATEEHSQANARRSREEAIANVRRLCELRDASVHKPLVNAAISMALGCSITGPVDPNEVIKLVEKCLEAGVDFVAIADTVGYAGPRQVAELTRAVVKISGARPVCVHLHDTRGMGIANASAALDAGARILDGSLGGLGGCPFAPGATGNVVFEDLVFLCESKGFATGIDIEKLIAVRSILEAEMPNETLYGGLARAGLPDRKSGVAA, encoded by the coding sequence ATGACCCGCGTTCAGGACGTGTATCCCGGCGATCGCGTCAGCTTGCGCGAGGTCGGCTTGCGGGACGGTCTGCAACTGGTGAAGACCTTTCCGTCCACAGCCGCGAAGCAACGCTGGGTCCGCGACGAATACGGCGCGGGCGTGCGGCATTTCGAAGTCGGCTCGTTTCTGCCCGCGCGCACGTTTCCGCAATTCGCCGATGTGCGCGATATTGTCAGGACCGTTGCGGCGCTTCCGGGCACGCACGGCGTGGCACTGGCGCTCAACGAGCGCGGCGTCAATGAAGCGCTGGCGTCGGGCGTGGCCGAAGTCGCGACGGTGGTTTCGGCGACCGAAGAGCACAGCCAGGCCAATGCCAGGCGGTCGCGCGAGGAGGCCATCGCCAATGTGAGGCGGCTTTGCGAGTTGCGCGACGCCAGCGTGCACAAGCCGCTCGTCAATGCCGCGATCTCGATGGCGCTGGGATGTTCGATCACCGGGCCCGTCGACCCCAATGAAGTGATCAAACTGGTCGAAAAATGTCTGGAGGCCGGCGTCGATTTCGTCGCCATCGCCGATACCGTCGGCTATGCCGGCCCCAGGCAGGTGGCAGAGCTGACCCGCGCAGTCGTGAAGATTTCCGGCGCGAGGCCGGTCTGCGTTCATCTGCACGATACCAGGGGCATGGGGATTGCAAACGCGTCCGCCGCCCTCGATGCCGGCGCGCGCATCCTCGACGGCTCGCTGGGCGGTTTGGGCGGCTGTCCATTCGCGCCCGGCGCTACCGGCAACGTCGTGTTCGAAGACCTCGTGTTTCTTTGCGAGAGCAAGGGTTTCGCGACCGGCATCGATATCGAAAAGCTGATTGCGGTACGCTCGATCCTGGAAGCGGAAATGCCTAATGAGACGCTCTATGGCGGGCTCGCCCGTGCCGGGCTGCCCGACCGCAAATCCGGCGTGGCGGCTTGA
- a CDS encoding YiiX/YebB-like N1pC/P60 family cysteine hydrolase — MGVVLDTIGKLIADYLQKEVPGYEPFTPSDPEHLRGIVEQGDVLLVEGNNRVSGIIKYLTQSTWSHAALFVGPIDGAAEPDGEPHVLIEANIGEGVTSAPLSKYLPYHTRLCRPVGLSFEDRYTVCRYAINRIGFGYDTKNIVDLMRYLIPLPVPQRWRRRMIAFGSGDPTKIICSALIAQAFDAVRYPILPKITRAASKKARREILHIRDSSLYMPRDFDISPYFEIVKPTIVHGFDYTALHWADKQKPLREVAGEFGPFQESIESPPLVPEEIDEKAPLPAEEVTLAGEEATLEMAA; from the coding sequence ATGGGCGTTGTGCTCGATACAATCGGAAAGCTGATCGCGGATTACCTCCAGAAGGAGGTGCCGGGCTATGAGCCGTTCACCCCGAGCGACCCCGAGCATTTGCGCGGGATTGTCGAGCAGGGCGATGTCCTGCTGGTCGAGGGCAACAACCGCGTCTCCGGCATCATCAAATATCTGACGCAGTCGACCTGGTCGCATGCCGCGCTGTTTGTCGGTCCGATCGACGGCGCGGCGGAACCCGACGGCGAGCCGCATGTGCTGATCGAAGCCAATATCGGCGAAGGTGTAACTTCGGCGCCGCTGTCGAAATATCTTCCCTACCACACCAGGCTATGCCGGCCGGTCGGCCTGTCGTTCGAGGACCGCTACACGGTGTGCCGCTACGCCATCAACCGGATCGGCTTCGGCTACGACACCAAGAACATCGTCGACCTGATGCGCTATTTGATTCCGTTGCCGGTTCCGCAGCGCTGGCGACGACGGATGATCGCGTTCGGTTCCGGCGATCCGACCAAGATCATCTGCTCGGCGCTGATCGCGCAGGCGTTCGACGCCGTGCGCTACCCGATCCTGCCCAAGATCACCCGCGCCGCCAGCAAGAAGGCCCGGCGCGAAATCCTGCACATCCGCGATTCCTCGCTCTATATGCCGCGCGATTTCGACATCTCGCCCTATTTCGAAATCGTCAAACCCACCATCGTGCACGGCTTCGACTACACCGCCCTGCACTGGGCCGACAAGCAAAAGCCGCTCCGGGAGGTAGCGGGCGAATTCGGCCCGTTTCAAGAGTCGATCGAGTCGCCGCCGCTTGTTCCTGAAGAGATTGACGAAAAGGCGCCGCTTCCGGCTGAAGAAGTGACCTTGGCCGGCGAGGAAGCGACGCTGGAGATGGCGGCTTAA
- a CDS encoding flavin monoamine oxidase family protein, giving the protein MTMTRRDFLSASAAAAATPLLGASAWGAPLPREADIVVIGAGVAGIAAARRIQAANRKVIVVEAASQVGGRCATDTATFEVPFDRGARWMHNPDSNPMIRLGRSAGLDVSAAPLGQKIRIGRRNARAGETEEFLAALVRANRAIDDASRGKADVSCASVLPKDLGDWAATAEFVLGANATGKDLRDISVIDKARAQERNAAIACRQGLGTLIAKLGEQVPLALSTPASRISWSGRDVTVETPAGKIAARAAIITVSSNVLTAGNIKFTPDIPRRQLDAAAKLSLGSYDRIALQLPGNPLGLARDDIIIEQSSSTRTAMLFANMAGSSLCSIDVAGSFGRDLSAQGEPAMLAFAVEWLTKLFGSEAAAAVKKSSATRWNAAPFVLGAMSAAVPGGEPSRKILTEPVGCMFLAGEATHETLWGTVDGAWESGERAAEAALRRIGALRDIGPPQAPTPAAKRPRRAAPARSATPTSPIN; this is encoded by the coding sequence ATGACAATGACGCGGCGCGACTTTCTCTCGGCGTCCGCGGCCGCTGCGGCGACCCCGCTGCTCGGCGCCAGCGCCTGGGGCGCGCCATTGCCGCGCGAGGCCGACATTGTCGTGATCGGCGCCGGTGTGGCCGGCATCGCCGCCGCGCGGCGCATCCAGGCTGCGAACCGCAAGGTCATTGTGGTGGAAGCCGCAAGCCAGGTCGGCGGCCGCTGCGCCACCGACACCGCGACGTTCGAGGTGCCGTTCGATCGTGGCGCCCGCTGGATGCATAATCCCGACAGCAACCCGATGATCAGGCTCGGGCGCAGCGCCGGGCTCGACGTCTCCGCAGCGCCGCTCGGCCAGAAAATCCGCATCGGCCGCCGCAACGCGCGGGCCGGGGAAACTGAAGAATTTCTCGCCGCTTTGGTGCGCGCCAACCGCGCCATCGACGATGCCTCGCGCGGCAAGGCCGATGTGTCCTGCGCCTCGGTGCTGCCGAAGGACCTCGGCGACTGGGCGGCGACGGCGGAATTCGTGCTCGGCGCCAACGCCACCGGCAAGGACCTGAGAGACATCTCCGTGATCGACAAGGCCCGCGCCCAGGAGCGCAACGCCGCGATCGCCTGCCGCCAGGGTTTGGGGACCCTGATCGCGAAGCTCGGCGAGCAGGTCCCGCTTGCGCTGTCGACGCCCGCCAGCCGCATCAGCTGGAGCGGCCGCGACGTCACGGTGGAGACGCCGGCGGGCAAGATCGCCGCCCGTGCCGCCATCATCACGGTGTCGAGCAACGTATTGACCGCGGGCAACATCAAATTCACGCCGGACATTCCCAGGCGCCAGCTCGATGCCGCGGCCAAATTGAGCCTCGGCAGCTATGATCGCATTGCCCTGCAATTGCCGGGCAATCCGTTGGGGCTGGCCCGCGACGACATCATCATCGAGCAGAGCAGCTCGACGCGCACCGCGATGTTGTTCGCCAACATGGCGGGCTCGTCGCTGTGTTCGATCGATGTCGCGGGTTCCTTCGGCCGCGATCTTTCCGCCCAGGGCGAGCCGGCGATGCTGGCGTTTGCCGTCGAGTGGCTGACGAAACTGTTCGGCAGCGAAGCCGCTGCCGCCGTCAAGAAATCGAGCGCGACCCGCTGGAACGCTGCGCCGTTCGTGCTTGGCGCGATGTCGGCGGCCGTGCCGGGCGGCGAACCATCGCGAAAAATTCTAACCGAGCCCGTCGGCTGCATGTTCCTTGCGGGCGAAGCCACCCACGAGACCCTGTGGGGAACGGTTGACGGCGCCTGGGAAAGCGGCGAGCGCGCGGCGGAAGCCGCGCTGCGAAGGATCGGCGCGCTGCGGGATATCGGACCGCCGCAAGCGCCGACGCCAGCGGCAAAACGCCCGCGCCGCGCCGCGCCAGCGAGGTCTGCAACCCCCACCTCGCCGATCAACTGA
- a CDS encoding sulfite exporter TauE/SafE family protein, translating into MSLIGLIPTDVGSNVAIAICAIAFVSGTARGFSGFGSALIFMPLASSLAAPRLVAALLLVIDVVAAAPLLPNAWKHADRKATAVMVSGALVGVPLGTYFLTRLDPVTTRWIISGFVSALLLLLLSGWRYRGKDHPAISVGIGGLAGFCSGLAQTAGPPIVGYWLGRPIASAIARANILLFFGASDFFSAVSYALSGLITADAIRFSFLIGPVYGVGVWFGARLFGRASERLFRSLCYALIAAAVIIGLPALDGVLR; encoded by the coding sequence ATGAGCCTGATCGGCCTGATCCCGACCGATGTCGGCAGCAACGTCGCCATCGCCATCTGCGCCATTGCTTTCGTGTCGGGAACGGCGCGCGGATTTTCCGGTTTCGGCTCCGCGCTGATCTTCATGCCGCTGGCAAGCAGCCTGGCGGCGCCGCGCCTTGTCGCCGCCCTCCTGCTCGTTATCGATGTCGTCGCGGCAGCGCCGCTGCTTCCGAATGCGTGGAAACATGCGGACCGCAAGGCCACCGCCGTCATGGTATCGGGCGCGCTGGTCGGCGTACCCCTGGGTACTTACTTCCTCACCAGACTCGATCCGGTGACCACGCGCTGGATCATTTCCGGCTTCGTGTCCGCCCTGCTGTTGCTGCTGTTGTCGGGCTGGCGTTACCGGGGCAAGGACCACCCGGCGATTTCCGTCGGGATCGGCGGGCTGGCCGGCTTTTGCAGCGGGCTGGCGCAAACCGCCGGGCCGCCGATCGTCGGCTATTGGCTCGGCCGGCCGATCGCCTCGGCCATCGCCCGCGCCAACATCCTGCTGTTTTTCGGCGCTTCCGACTTCTTTTCCGCCGTCAGCTATGCGTTGAGCGGGCTGATCACCGCGGACGCGATCCGGTTTTCGTTTCTGATCGGTCCGGTCTACGGCGTCGGCGTCTGGTTCGGCGCTCGGCTGTTCGGCCGCGCCAGTGAGAGGCTTTTCCGCTCGCTCTGTTATGCCTTGATCGCGGCGGCGGTCATCATCGGCCTGCCGGCGCTTGACGGCGTGCTGCGTTAG
- a CDS encoding MFS transporter, which yields MSAVGIDSGLDLAAARGGPDEISRRLESLPASSYLWRLVILLSLGGCFEIYDLFLTGYIAPGLNRSGLLTTTTQAFFGFSGIGAFVAATFAGLFAGTFFLGFLADRFGRRAIFTWALLGYSAASVAMACQTTSGGVLLWRFIAGIGIGVEIITIDAYITELVPSWIRGRAFAINQSVMFASVPVVALLSWWLVPLSPYGIEGWRWVVLIGAAGSMIIWVLRLLVPESPLWLARHGRTEEALKILGELEASAGTARPQRTADVLPARATTQAGFADLFRPPYVSLVVLFMVFNFCQAFGFYGFANWVPALLVEKGITVTKSLQYSFIVAFAYPIAPLLAASFADRFERKWIICGASVAICAFGMAFSQFAEPVLLILCGVLITAANTTLSYAYHAYQTEVFPTSIRARASGLVYSMSRISATFSGFIVAYVLREAGVRGVFGLITSAMIVVIVVMAAFGPNVRGKPLDA from the coding sequence ATGAGTGCCGTCGGCATCGACTCCGGGCTTGATTTGGCCGCCGCTCGCGGTGGGCCGGACGAAATATCCCGGCGGCTCGAAAGCCTGCCCGCCTCGTCTTATTTATGGCGCCTTGTGATCCTGCTGTCGCTCGGCGGCTGCTTCGAAATCTACGACCTGTTTCTGACCGGCTATATCGCGCCGGGCCTCAACCGCAGCGGACTGTTGACCACCACGACGCAGGCGTTTTTCGGCTTTTCGGGAATCGGCGCGTTCGTGGCGGCGACCTTTGCCGGGCTGTTCGCCGGCACCTTCTTTCTGGGCTTTCTGGCCGACCGGTTCGGGCGGCGCGCGATCTTCACCTGGGCGCTGCTTGGCTACAGCGCGGCGTCGGTGGCGATGGCGTGCCAGACCACGTCGGGCGGCGTCCTGCTGTGGCGGTTCATCGCCGGGATCGGCATCGGCGTCGAGATCATCACCATCGACGCCTATATCACCGAGCTGGTGCCGAGCTGGATCCGAGGCCGCGCCTTTGCAATCAACCAGTCCGTGATGTTTGCTTCCGTACCGGTGGTGGCATTGCTGTCGTGGTGGCTGGTGCCGCTGTCGCCTTACGGGATCGAGGGCTGGCGCTGGGTGGTCCTGATCGGCGCCGCCGGCAGCATGATCATCTGGGTCCTGCGGCTGTTGGTGCCGGAAAGCCCGCTGTGGCTCGCGCGCCATGGCCGAACCGAGGAAGCGCTCAAAATCCTTGGGGAGCTCGAAGCCTCCGCCGGCACCGCGCGTCCGCAAAGAACGGCCGACGTGCTGCCGGCGCGCGCGACGACGCAAGCGGGTTTTGCCGATCTGTTCCGGCCGCCATATGTGTCGCTGGTCGTGCTGTTCATGGTGTTCAATTTCTGCCAGGCCTTCGGCTTCTATGGTTTCGCCAACTGGGTGCCGGCGCTGCTGGTCGAAAAGGGCATCACCGTCACCAAGAGCCTGCAATATTCCTTCATCGTTGCGTTTGCCTATCCGATCGCGCCGCTATTGGCCGCAAGCTTCGCCGACCGGTTCGAGCGCAAATGGATCATCTGCGGCGCATCGGTTGCGATCTGCGCATTCGGGATGGCCTTCTCGCAATTTGCGGAACCCGTGCTTTTGATCCTGTGCGGCGTGTTGATTACCGCTGCGAACACGACCCTGTCGTACGCCTATCACGCCTATCAGACCGAGGTGTTTCCGACCTCGATCCGCGCCCGTGCGTCGGGCCTCGTCTATTCGATGAGCCGGATCAGCGCGACATTTTCGGGCTTCATCGTCGCCTATGTGCTGCGCGAGGCCGGGGTCCGCGGGGTGTTCGGCCTGATCACGTCGGCGATGATCGTCGTCATTGTCGTGATGGCGGCCTTCGGCCCGAATGTGCGCGGCAAACCGCTCGACGCCTGA
- a CDS encoding sulfate transporter family protein, with translation MLDAAVKAFSQILSPPMRSILWRSIGLALMLIVVLAIGLQRLLSWFATSGQGWAEAMLGPGFHTPLDVLAWIVSIAAGLGVVVGAVFLMPAITSLVAGVFVDEVADHVEREHYPAERPGTALPLGLAMTEGVKTALLTILVYLIALPFVLFAGAGFIAFFIATAWLLGREYFELAAMRFRPPAEAKAMRRQSAAVIFTAGLVIAAFVSIPIVNLATPLFGMAFMVHMHKRLSGRRPEMIEPGRKTRVPVI, from the coding sequence ATGTTGGATGCCGCCGTCAAGGCGTTTTCGCAGATCCTGTCGCCGCCGATGCGCTCCATCCTGTGGCGATCGATCGGGCTGGCGCTGATGCTGATCGTGGTGCTGGCGATCGGCCTGCAGCGGCTGTTGAGCTGGTTCGCGACCTCGGGCCAAGGCTGGGCCGAGGCGATGCTGGGCCCGGGCTTTCATACGCCGCTCGATGTTCTCGCATGGATCGTTTCGATCGCCGCCGGCCTCGGTGTGGTGGTCGGCGCGGTGTTCTTGATGCCGGCGATCACCTCGCTGGTCGCCGGCGTGTTCGTCGACGAGGTCGCCGATCATGTCGAGCGCGAACACTATCCGGCTGAACGTCCCGGCACCGCGCTGCCGCTCGGCCTGGCCATGACCGAAGGCGTCAAGACCGCGCTGCTCACCATCCTGGTCTATCTGATCGCGCTACCGTTCGTGTTGTTCGCCGGCGCGGGCTTCATCGCGTTCTTTATCGCGACCGCCTGGCTGCTCGGGCGGGAATATTTCGAGCTCGCGGCGATGCGGTTTCGCCCGCCGGCGGAAGCCAAGGCGATGCGCAGACAGAGCGCCGCTGTTATCTTCACCGCGGGCCTGGTGATCGCGGCTTTCGTGTCGATCCCGATCGTCAATCTGGCGACGCCGCTGTTCGGCATGGCCTTCATGGTCCACATGCACAAGCGGCTGTCGGGTCGGAGGCCCGAGATGATCGAGCCGGGGCGGAAGACCCGCGTGCCGGTCATCTGA
- a CDS encoding CaiB/BaiF CoA transferase family protein — protein MTGTGLPLAGVRVVEMTHMVMGPTCGMVLAQLGAEIIKVEPPAGDKTRSLGGMGTSFFPLFNRGKRSVVLDFAKTEDRETMHRLLASADVFLENFRDGQLEKQGLGAEELRKRHPHLIVAGHKGFLSGPYEHRPALDEVVQMMSGLAAMTGTSARPQRVGSSANDIMGGMFGAIAILAALYQKRGGTADGADIRIGLFENCLFLVAQHMVEYEMTGNKPRSMPEREHAWPIYDIFETAGGERIFIGVVTEGHWQSFCREFGMLEFLEDPALRTTTDRILARSRIIPRAAEIIKRWNAAELSATLDRLNICFSPINRPEDLFDDPHVLRPGGLVNNTNADGEPFRVPALPIEWNGASIGEGLKVPALGADTEAVRAELNAEELPATAKPAARLA, from the coding sequence ATGACCGGGACGGGACTGCCGCTGGCCGGCGTGAGGGTCGTCGAAATGACCCATATGGTGATGGGGCCGACCTGCGGCATGGTTCTGGCGCAGCTCGGCGCCGAGATCATCAAGGTCGAGCCACCGGCCGGCGACAAGACCCGCAGCCTGGGGGGCATGGGAACTTCGTTCTTCCCGCTGTTCAACCGCGGCAAGCGCAGCGTCGTACTCGACTTTGCCAAGACCGAGGATCGCGAGACGATGCACCGGCTGCTCGCCAGCGCCGACGTGTTTCTGGAAAATTTCCGCGATGGCCAGCTGGAAAAGCAGGGGCTCGGCGCTGAAGAACTGCGCAAAAGACATCCGCATTTGATTGTCGCCGGGCACAAAGGCTTTCTGTCCGGCCCGTACGAGCATCGCCCGGCGCTGGACGAGGTCGTGCAGATGATGTCGGGACTGGCCGCCATGACCGGCACTAGCGCCAGGCCGCAGCGTGTCGGCTCTTCCGCCAACGACATCATGGGCGGCATGTTCGGCGCGATCGCGATCCTTGCCGCGCTCTACCAGAAGCGTGGCGGCACCGCTGATGGCGCCGATATCCGCATCGGGTTATTCGAAAACTGCCTGTTCCTGGTGGCCCAGCACATGGTCGAGTACGAGATGACCGGCAACAAGCCGCGCTCGATGCCGGAGCGCGAACACGCCTGGCCGATCTATGATATTTTCGAGACGGCGGGCGGTGAACGCATTTTCATCGGGGTCGTCACCGAAGGCCACTGGCAGAGTTTTTGCCGGGAGTTCGGCATGCTGGAATTTTTGGAAGATCCCGCTCTGCGGACCACGACCGACCGCATTCTGGCGCGGTCCAGGATCATTCCGCGGGCCGCGGAGATCATCAAACGCTGGAACGCAGCCGAACTCTCCGCAACGCTGGACCGGCTCAACATCTGCTTCTCGCCGATCAACCGTCCCGAAGACCTGTTCGATGATCCGCATGTGCTGCGCCCCGGCGGTCTCGTCAACAACACTAATGCCGATGGCGAGCCGTTCCGAGTCCCCGCGCTTCCGATCGAGTGGAACGGCGCCAGCATCGGCGAAGGGCTCAAAGTGCCGGCGCTCGGCGCCGATACCGAAGCGGTCCGCGCCGAACTCAACGCCGAAGAACTTCCTGCAACCGCCAAACCCGCTGCGAGGCTCGCATGA
- the pheT gene encoding phenylalanine--tRNA ligase subunit beta — protein MKFTLSWLKEHLDTDEPLEKLADKLTMIGLEVENIEDKAKQLSPFTIARVISAEQHPNADRLRVCMVDTGDGAAPVQVVCGAPNARAGLVSVFSAPGTFIPGKNITLGVGTIRGVESRGMLCSAAELQISEDHDGIMELPADAPIGAAYAQWAGLGDPVLEINLTPNRQDCAGVHGIARDLSAADMGKFKDPTIKPIKGEFPCPVTVTVEDATLCPGFALRLVRGVKNGPSPEWLQQRLTSIGLRPINALVDITNFMTYDRARPLHVFDAAKVSGNLTVRRARDGETLLALDGRTYTLDKDVCVIADDHGVESLAGIMGGEASGCSEDTTDVLIESALWNEINIAQTGRKLGINSDARYRFERGVDPAFMVPGLEMATRLVMDLCGGAPSENVVVGKAFADDRVIDFPLSEVRRLAGIDVPLPEIKRILSHLGFMIAGPGPVVKVAVPSWRSDVHGKADIVEEIVRIVGVDKVPMTPFDRGEEARKPILTSIQLRTRRAKRALAARGMVEAVTWSFISKPHAELFGGGQPELALANPIAADMSDMRPSLLPGLVAAVQANANRGFPDVALFEVGQIFRGDRPEDQLIAASGVRHGFASSKGMGRHWSGSATADALDAKADAFAVLAAAGAPMQALQVVSGGASWLHPGRSGTIQIGPQNVLGYFGELHPRALDVLRADGPMIGFEVILDRIPAAKQRPTRARPVLELSPFQPVSRDFAFIVDRSVRAGDIVRSAQGVDKKLITDVTVFDVYEGKGIDEGKKSIAIAVTIQPREKTLTDQEIEAVAARIVAEVTRKTGGVLRG, from the coding sequence ATGAAATTCACCCTCTCCTGGCTGAAAGAACATCTCGACACCGACGAGCCCCTGGAAAAACTCGCCGACAAGCTCACCATGATCGGGCTCGAGGTCGAGAACATCGAGGACAAGGCGAAGCAGCTTTCGCCGTTCACGATCGCGCGGGTGATCTCGGCCGAGCAGCACCCCAACGCGGATCGCTTGAGGGTCTGCATGGTCGATACCGGTGATGGGGCAGCACCCGTGCAGGTGGTTTGCGGTGCGCCGAATGCGCGGGCCGGTCTCGTCAGCGTGTTCTCGGCGCCTGGCACCTTCATTCCCGGCAAGAACATCACACTCGGCGTCGGCACCATCAGGGGCGTCGAGAGCCGCGGCATGCTGTGCTCGGCGGCGGAATTGCAGATCTCGGAAGATCACGACGGCATCATGGAACTGCCGGCGGACGCGCCAATCGGCGCTGCTTACGCGCAGTGGGCCGGGCTCGGCGATCCCGTGCTCGAAATCAACCTGACGCCGAATCGGCAGGATTGCGCCGGCGTGCACGGCATCGCCCGCGACCTAAGCGCCGCCGACATGGGCAAGTTCAAAGACCCCACGATCAAACCGATCAAGGGTGAATTCCCCTGCCCGGTGACGGTGACGGTCGAGGACGCCACGCTATGCCCCGGCTTCGCGCTGCGGCTGGTGCGCGGCGTCAAGAACGGACCCTCGCCGGAATGGCTGCAGCAGCGCCTGACCTCGATCGGGCTGCGTCCGATCAATGCGCTGGTCGATATCACCAACTTCATGACCTACGACCGCGCCCGGCCGCTGCATGTGTTCGACGCGGCCAAAGTCAGCGGCAATCTCACCGTGCGCCGCGCCCGCGACGGCGAGACGCTGCTGGCGCTCGACGGCCGCACCTACACGCTCGACAAGGATGTCTGCGTCATCGCCGATGATCACGGCGTCGAATCGCTCGCCGGCATCATGGGCGGCGAAGCCTCCGGCTGTTCGGAGGACACCACCGACGTGCTGATCGAATCGGCGCTGTGGAACGAGATCAACATCGCCCAGACCGGCCGCAAGCTCGGCATCAATTCCGACGCGCGCTATCGTTTCGAGCGCGGCGTCGACCCCGCCTTCATGGTGCCGGGACTGGAAATGGCGACCCGGCTCGTGATGGATCTGTGCGGCGGCGCGCCGTCGGAAAATGTCGTGGTCGGCAAGGCCTTCGCCGACGATCGCGTGATCGATTTTCCGCTCAGCGAGGTCAGGCGGCTCGCCGGGATCGACGTGCCGCTCCCGGAGATCAAGCGTATCCTCAGCCATCTCGGCTTCATGATTGCGGGCCCCGGCCCGGTGGTGAAGGTCGCGGTGCCGTCCTGGCGATCGGACGTGCACGGCAAGGCCGATATCGTCGAGGAGATCGTGCGCATCGTCGGCGTCGACAAGGTGCCGATGACGCCGTTCGATCGCGGCGAGGAGGCCCGCAAGCCGATCCTCACCTCGATCCAGCTGCGTACCCGCCGCGCCAAGCGCGCGCTCGCCGCGCGCGGCATGGTCGAGGCGGTGACATGGTCGTTCATCTCGAAACCGCATGCCGAATTGTTCGGCGGCGGGCAGCCCGAGCTCGCGCTCGCCAATCCGATCGCGGCGGATATGTCCGACATGCGGCCGAGCCTGCTGCCGGGTCTGGTCGCAGCGGTTCAGGCCAATGCCAATCGCGGCTTTCCGGATGTCGCGCTGTTCGAAGTCGGCCAGATCTTCAGGGGCGACCGGCCGGAGGATCAGCTGATCGCGGCATCAGGCGTTCGGCACGGCTTTGCGTCATCGAAAGGCATGGGGCGGCACTGGTCCGGCTCGGCAACGGCTGACGCACTCGACGCCAAGGCCGATGCGTTTGCGGTACTCGCCGCCGCCGGCGCGCCGATGCAGGCGCTGCAGGTGGTGTCCGGCGGCGCAAGCTGGCTGCATCCGGGACGCTCAGGCACCATCCAGATCGGACCGCAAAACGTGCTGGGCTATTTCGGCGAACTGCATCCGCGCGCGCTGGATGTGCTCCGCGCCGACGGCCCGATGATCGGGTTCGAGGTGATCCTCGATCGCATTCCGGCCGCCAAGCAGCGGCCGACCCGCGCCAGGCCGGTGCTCGAACTGTCGCCATTCCAGCCGGTGTCGCGCGACTTTGCGTTCATCGTCGATCGCAGCGTCAGGGCCGGCGACATCGTTCGATCGGCACAAGGCGTCGACAAGAAGCTGATCACTGATGTGACGGTGTTCGACGTCTACGAAGGCAAGGGCATCGACGAGGGCAAGAAGTCGATCGCGATCGCGGTGACGATCCAGCCGCGCGAGAAAACCCTGACCGATCAGGAGATCGAAGCGGTCGCCGCCAGGATCGTGGCCGAGGTGACGAGGAAGACCGGCGGCGTCTTGCGCGGATGA